In Nostoc sphaeroides, one genomic interval encodes:
- a CDS encoding ParA family protein — translation MPNPPTVVSLGLAGGQGKSTVALMLGRYLGRLGIPVLFVDCDPQSSLTSFLGVQVQPDTPTLLEVLTQPEEKTKILDAIASVPDVKLGDRTINNTNLFLIPSDDGLESANYKLASSGLSLFILRNRLQPIVSNFGVAIVDPPPERSHLAQTSLGAGDRWVIPAESNVKGVQSLLRTMELIKEFFAALPYGELLGIVPFRARWTGLHPTTATKTSIDTMRQLVGSELMLPHILESDVFKNAINQRVAPTDLGQPNLEYAIHVLAQRLKPALPEEYAKLIPLEPV, via the coding sequence ATGCCAAATCCGCCAACAGTCGTCTCCTTGGGCTTGGCTGGAGGTCAGGGAAAGTCTACGGTAGCCTTGATGCTGGGGAGGTATTTGGGGCGCTTAGGAATTCCCGTTTTGTTTGTGGATTGCGACCCTCAATCTAGCTTGACCAGTTTTTTAGGGGTACAAGTGCAGCCTGATACCCCAACATTACTGGAAGTTCTGACACAACCGGAAGAGAAAACAAAAATTCTTGATGCCATTGCGTCTGTACCTGACGTAAAACTGGGCGACCGTACCATTAACAATACCAACCTGTTCTTAATTCCTTCCGATGATGGCTTGGAGAGCGCCAACTATAAATTAGCTTCCAGTGGCTTAAGTCTGTTTATTTTAAGGAATCGCCTGCAACCAATTGTGAGTAATTTTGGCGTGGCAATTGTAGACCCACCCCCAGAACGTTCACATCTAGCACAAACTTCCTTGGGTGCTGGCGATAGATGGGTGATTCCAGCAGAGTCAAACGTCAAGGGAGTGCAATCGCTGTTGCGGACTATGGAATTAATTAAAGAATTTTTTGCAGCGCTACCTTATGGTGAACTACTGGGTATAGTGCCTTTTCGCGCTCGGTGGACTGGTTTGCATCCAACAACCGCTACTAAAACCAGTATTGATACCATGCGGCAGTTGGTGGGTTCGGAGTTGATGTTGCCGCATATTTTGGAATCGGATGTATTCAAAAATGCCATCAATCAACGGGTTGCGCCAACAGACTTGGGACAGCCCAATCTGGAATATGCGATTCACGTTTTAGCTCAACGACTCAAGCCAGCTTTGCCAGAAGAATATGCCAAATTAATTCCCTTAGAACCAGTGTAA
- a CDS encoding UPF0175 family protein translates to MSNVTINLPESVFSARRLSPEEFVRDMRLAAAIYWYQKQEISMEKAANVAGLNRRDFLAVLAREQVDVFAVDFDDLQSELNRG, encoded by the coding sequence ATGTCTAATGTCACGATTAACCTGCCAGAATCCGTGTTTAGCGCCCGTCGCCTGAGTCCAGAAGAGTTTGTGCGTGATATGCGCCTCGCTGCTGCTATTTACTGGTATCAGAAGCAGGAAATCTCAATGGAGAAAGCAGCCAACGTTGCTGGGTTAAACCGCCGAGACTTTCTAGCCGTCCTAGCCCGTGAACAAGTGGATGTCTTCGCTGTTGACTTTGATGATTTGCAGAGCGAGTTAAACCGTGGCTGA
- a CDS encoding aspartyl protease, with amino-acid sequence MIHGLFGNDDELVFEIELIGADGLELPVDVILDTGFSGWLAIDEQDLQGLDWIYVQTRALRTARGEADFNIYAGLVRIDGQTFDIPVHVGEGVSEVLLGRQWLKTRRLVVDMPSLVLTLG; translated from the coding sequence ATGATACATGGTTTGTTCGGCAATGATGACGAGCTGGTTTTTGAGATTGAGCTTATTGGTGCAGATGGATTAGAACTACCAGTTGATGTGATTTTAGATACAGGATTTTCTGGCTGGTTAGCTATTGACGAACAAGACTTACAAGGACTGGATTGGATTTACGTGCAGACACGAGCGCTGCGAACCGCACGGGGGGAAGCAGATTTTAATATTTATGCAGGTCTTGTAAGAATCGACGGGCAAACTTTTGATATTCCTGTTCATGTGGGTGAAGGAGTGTCAGAAGTTTTACTTGGTCGTCAGTGGTTAAAAACTCGGCGGTTGGTGGTGGATATGCCGTCATTGGTGTTAACGCTGGGATAA
- a CDS encoding helix-turn-helix domain-containing protein, translating into MPIRNKVKKFVDGLGITRYRFQKDTGIAPSTAYNLYDNPDWIPQVTALNKICDFYRVQPSELIYWVPPEEIKEDKEDR; encoded by the coding sequence ATGCCTATAAGGAACAAAGTCAAGAAATTTGTAGACGGTTTGGGGATTACTCGCTATCGCTTTCAAAAAGATACGGGCATAGCACCCAGTACCGCTTACAACTTATACGATAATCCTGATTGGATACCACAAGTTACAGCTTTAAACAAAATCTGCGATTTTTACCGTGTCCAACCCAGCGAGTTAATTTACTGGGTTCCACCAGAAGAAATTAAAGAAGACAAGGAGGATAGATGA